Genomic DNA from Abyssisolibacter fermentans:
AGCTCTAAGTTTGAAGTTTGAAACTGACTTTTTAGCCTTAGTGATAACTGGTTTTTGACCAGTTATAATACCCATTTCCTCAACAGCTGTTTCTAAAATTTTCGGATTATCTTTAGCTTCTCCAAGTCCCATATTTACAACCACTTTTTCTAGTTTTGGAACTTGCATTACATTTTGATATTTAAATTTTTCCATTAATGCCGGAATTATCTCGCTTTTATATCTTTCTTTAAGTCTCGATGCCACTTTCGCTTGCCTCCTTTCTACAGTAGCTCTAGTCTAGAACTTCGCCACATTTAGCACAAATTCTAACCTTTTGACCATTTTCAAGCACTTTATGTTTTATTCTTACACCTTGTTTATCTTTATTACAATAATACATAACATTTGATGCATCTACTGGTCCTTCTTGGTGTATAATTCCACCTTGTTGAACTTTTTGAGAGGCTTTCTTATGCTTTGTAAGCATATTCACTCCTTCAACAATAACCTTATTACTTTTAGGTATAGCTCCTAAAACCTTACCTACTTTACCTGCATCTTTACCTGTTATCTTTACAACTGTATCGCCTTTCTTTATGTGCATTATTACACCTCCTTCTATAACACTTCAGGTGCCAATGATATTATTTTCATGAAATTACCTTGTCTTAACTCTCTAGTAACAGGGCCAAATATACGTGTTCCTACTGGTGTTTTGTCATCTTTTATGATTACTGCAGCATTTTCATCAAAATTAATATAGCTTCCATCGTTTCTTCTAACAGGGTTTACAGTTCTTACTATAACTGCT
This window encodes:
- the rplX gene encoding 50S ribosomal protein L24; this encodes MHIKKGDTVVKITGKDAGKVGKVLGAIPKSNKVIVEGVNMLTKHKKASQKVQQGGIIHQEGPVDASNVMYYCNKDKQGVRIKHKVLENGQKVRICAKCGEVLD
- the rplN gene encoding 50S ribosomal protein L14 — translated: MIQAETRLKVADNSGAKELLCIKVLGGSRRKYATVGDIIVCSVKNATPGGVVKKGQVVKAVIVRTVNPVRRNDGSYINFDENAAVIIKDDKTPVGTRIFGPVTRELRQGNFMKIISLAPEVL